One genomic segment of Vicia villosa cultivar HV-30 ecotype Madison, WI unplaced genomic scaffold, Vvil1.0 ctg.001190F_1_1, whole genome shotgun sequence includes these proteins:
- the LOC131633914 gene encoding uncharacterized protein LOC131633914 — MSPVQEEFEEAYWTREVHDVKKFCSNVMYIPAEIVEKCGLAGMSEITLNDVDNGYPYECNVKKRPKKNETYLYGEWFDYVRAAELKVGDKVHFVIYYPPVLDIMVTVERSGDR, encoded by the exons ATGAGTCCTGTACAGGAAGAGTTCGAAGAAGCGTACTGGACTCGTGAAGTTCATGATGTAAAGAAGTTTTGCTCAAATGTTATG TATATTCCTGCAGAAATAGTAGAGAAATGTGGGCTTGCTGGAATGTCAGAGATTACCCTCAATGATGTGGACAACGGGTACCCATATGAGTGCAATGTGAAGAAGAggccaaaaaaaaatgaaacatattTGTATGGAGAATGGTTTGACTATGTAAGGGCAGCGGAACTGAAAGTAGGTGATAAAGTGCACTTTGTGATTTATTACCCGCCGGTGTTAGATATTATGGTAACAGTGGAGCGCAGTGGTGATCGTTGA